Proteins found in one Streptomyces sp. NBC_00461 genomic segment:
- a CDS encoding cellulase family glycosylhydrolase, with protein MRHPPRSCLLAVAAAVALVGTAVAPVVSAQGATPSCSVEYSVTGQWDSGFQGAVKITNNTAAVSSWSLGFDFADGQKVSQGWNAKWSQSDRTVTATNESYNGTLATGASVSAGFLASRSGSNTVPTSFTLNGTACNVDSEPTPTEPPGSGDAAAPALHVSGNKLVDAAGAPRRLLGVNRSGGEFMCVQGRGIFDGPVDDAAIRAIADWKANTVRIPLNEECWLGLSNIQSQYGGAHYIDAVKDLVARVEAHGMTPIVELHWTYGQYTGNSAGCSDVHATCQKPMPDMQYTPSFWSSVAGTFKNDPAVAFDLFNEPYPDRATSTTTQAWQCWRDGGTCPGIGYEVAGMQDLVDAVRGTGARNVILAGGLAYSNDLTQWLTYKPADPTGNLVAAFHVYNFNTCASESCWNSTLAPVAAQVPLVAGEIGENTCSHPFVDRVMKWFDDRSLSYLGWTWNTWDCSSGPSLISDYDGTPTSYGIGLRDHLRALNG; from the coding sequence ATGCGACACCCCCCGCGTTCATGTCTTTTAGCCGTTGCCGCTGCCGTGGCCCTGGTGGGCACGGCGGTCGCACCGGTCGTCTCGGCACAGGGAGCCACGCCTTCCTGCTCGGTGGAGTACTCCGTCACCGGCCAGTGGGACTCCGGCTTCCAGGGTGCCGTGAAAATCACCAACAACACGGCGGCCGTGAGCAGTTGGAGCCTCGGCTTCGACTTCGCGGACGGCCAGAAGGTCAGTCAGGGCTGGAACGCCAAGTGGTCCCAGTCCGACAGGACGGTCACCGCGACCAACGAGAGCTACAACGGCACGCTGGCCACCGGCGCGAGCGTCAGCGCCGGGTTCCTCGCCTCCCGGTCGGGGAGTAATACCGTACCGACGTCGTTCACGCTCAACGGGACCGCGTGCAACGTCGATTCGGAGCCGACGCCGACCGAGCCGCCGGGCTCGGGCGACGCGGCGGCACCCGCCCTGCACGTCTCGGGGAACAAGCTCGTGGACGCCGCGGGCGCGCCCCGACGGCTGCTCGGCGTCAACCGCTCCGGCGGCGAGTTCATGTGCGTGCAGGGCCGCGGCATCTTCGACGGGCCGGTCGACGACGCCGCGATCCGGGCGATCGCCGACTGGAAGGCGAACACCGTCCGCATCCCGCTCAACGAGGAGTGCTGGCTGGGACTCTCCAACATCCAGTCGCAGTACGGCGGCGCCCACTACATCGACGCGGTCAAGGACCTGGTGGCTCGCGTCGAGGCGCACGGCATGACACCGATCGTCGAACTGCACTGGACCTACGGCCAGTACACCGGCAACTCGGCGGGCTGCTCCGACGTGCACGCCACCTGCCAGAAGCCGATGCCCGACATGCAGTACACCCCGTCCTTCTGGTCCTCGGTGGCCGGTACCTTCAAGAACGACCCCGCGGTCGCCTTCGACCTGTTCAACGAGCCCTACCCGGACCGTGCCACCTCCACGACCACCCAGGCGTGGCAGTGCTGGCGCGACGGCGGCACCTGCCCCGGCATCGGGTACGAGGTCGCCGGAATGCAGGATCTCGTCGACGCCGTGCGAGGCACGGGCGCCCGGAACGTCATCCTGGCCGGCGGCCTGGCGTACTCGAACGACCTGACTCAATGGCTCACGTACAAGCCCGCCGACCCGACGGGCAATCTCGTCGCCGCCTTCCACGTCTACAACTTCAACACCTGCGCGAGTGAGAGCTGCTGGAACTCCACCCTGGCTCCGGTGGCGGCCCAAGTGCCGCTGGTGGCAGGGGAGATCGGCGAGAACACCTGCTCGCACCCCTTCGTCGACCGGGTCATGAAGTGGTTCGACGACCGGAGCCTGTCCTACCTCGGCTGGACCTGGAACACCTGGGACTGCTCCTCCGGCCCCTCGCTCATCTCCGACTACGACGGCACTCCCACGTCGTACGGCATCGGGCTGCGCGACCACCTGCGCGCCCTGAACGGATAG
- a CDS encoding phytanoyl-CoA dioxygenase family protein, producing MDDRLVENFLEDGFVKIEGAFPPRVAEDCARLLWRETGYDPEDPGTWKDPVVRVAGMAQGPFAAAVNSPVLHEAFDLLVGERRWAPRYSLGTFPLRFPHEEEPEDTGWHIEGSYLPEGATLWHTNLRSRERALLMLFLFSEVTEADAPTRVRVGSHLDVPSVLEPYGDEGASFLELGPKVDAASADRPLAYATGRPGDVYLCHPFLVHAAQPHHGTRPRFMAQPPLHPAVPYDLQRPDGDYSPVEFAIRRGLTHEA from the coding sequence ATGGATGACAGGCTGGTGGAGAACTTCCTCGAGGACGGGTTCGTGAAGATCGAGGGAGCGTTTCCGCCGAGGGTCGCCGAGGACTGTGCGCGGCTGCTGTGGCGGGAGACGGGATACGACCCCGAGGACCCCGGCACCTGGAAGGACCCGGTGGTGCGGGTGGCCGGGATGGCACAGGGACCGTTCGCGGCCGCGGTCAACTCCCCTGTTCTGCATGAGGCGTTCGACCTGCTGGTGGGCGAGCGCCGCTGGGCGCCGCGCTACTCGCTCGGCACCTTCCCGCTCCGGTTCCCGCACGAGGAGGAACCCGAGGACACGGGCTGGCACATCGAAGGGAGCTACCTCCCCGAAGGCGCCACCCTGTGGCACACCAACCTGCGGTCCAGGGAGCGGGCCCTGCTCATGCTGTTCCTCTTCAGCGAGGTCACCGAGGCCGACGCCCCGACCCGCGTCCGGGTGGGCTCGCACCTCGACGTGCCCTCGGTCCTTGAGCCGTACGGCGACGAGGGCGCGTCGTTCCTGGAGCTCGGCCCGAAGGTCGACGCGGCCTCGGCCGACCGCCCTCTCGCCTACGCCACCGGTCGCCCGGGCGACGTGTACCTCTGCCACCCGTTCCTGGTGCACGCCGCCCAGCCGCATCACGGCACACGTCCCCGCTTCATGGCACAGCCGCCGCTGCACCCCGCGGTTCCCTATGACCTACAGCGCCCGGACGGCGACTACTCACCGGTGGAGTTCGCCATCCGCCGGGGCCTGACCCACGAGGCCTGA
- a CDS encoding aldo/keto reductase produces the protein MRYRTVADTTVSAIGLGAMPLSIEHRPDEARAIATIHAALDAGVTLIDTADSYHWHAGEAGHNELLIARALARYGGDTSGVLVATKGGRGRPGDGSWTVTATPAHLKRAAEASAKRLGVDAIGLYQLHKPDPAVPWAESVGALRELLDAGTIRAAGISNVTTVQIREAHAILGDRLVSVQNRYSPAVRNSEPELRLSTQLGLAFLPWSPLGGISRSSLDGPTAPTSTVTAFHRIAQDRGVSPQQIALAWLLAHSPAVIPVPGASRRTSITDSAQAADLTLTTEELTRLEDALPG, from the coding sequence ATGCGGTACCGCACTGTCGCAGACACCACGGTCAGCGCCATCGGCCTGGGGGCCATGCCACTGTCCATCGAGCACCGCCCGGACGAGGCGCGGGCCATCGCCACCATCCACGCCGCCCTCGACGCCGGTGTCACGCTCATCGACACCGCCGACAGTTACCACTGGCACGCCGGCGAGGCCGGCCACAACGAGCTGCTGATCGCCCGCGCGCTGGCCCGCTACGGCGGCGACACCTCCGGCGTCCTGGTGGCCACCAAGGGTGGCCGCGGCCGCCCCGGCGACGGCAGTTGGACCGTCACCGCCACCCCCGCCCACCTCAAGCGCGCCGCCGAGGCATCCGCCAAGCGCCTGGGCGTCGACGCGATCGGCCTGTATCAACTGCACAAGCCGGACCCGGCCGTGCCCTGGGCGGAGTCCGTCGGCGCACTGCGCGAACTGCTCGACGCCGGCACGATCCGCGCCGCCGGGATCTCCAACGTCACCACGGTCCAGATCCGCGAGGCGCACGCCATCCTCGGCGACAGACTCGTCTCCGTGCAGAACCGGTACTCGCCGGCCGTGCGCAACAGCGAGCCCGAGCTGCGGCTGAGCACGCAGCTGGGTCTGGCCTTTCTGCCCTGGAGCCCCTTGGGCGGCATCTCGCGCAGCTCACTCGACGGCCCCACCGCCCCGACCTCGACGGTCACCGCCTTCCACCGCATCGCGCAGGACCGCGGTGTCAGCCCGCAACAGATCGCCCTGGCCTGGCTGCTCGCCCACTCCCCGGCAGTGATCCCGGTACCGGGAGCCAGCCGCCGGACCTCCATCACCGACTCGGCCCAAGCCGCCGACCTCACACTGACCACGGAGGAACTGACCCGGCTTGAGGACGCCCTGCCGGGCTGA
- a CDS encoding LysR family transcriptional regulator: protein MIDVQRLRVLRAVAEHGSFNQAAAALRLTPSAVSQHVAVLERSLGARVVARSTRGVTLTPAGRIMVGAAESVTAELEHAKQQVERLSTGRIQLTVATFTSGGRLLLPGALPRLMAAHPHTVLHVREGEPEDTLPLVRQGAVDLALAYHFDGPLPVGPGRSSGLEWTPLLEDPLYVVLPQGHRLANRSELDLAELAAEPWVLGCLKTEAYLRRYAERAGFDPEVRGTTTDYFFARSLVAAGMGVSLIPSVALAPEIPGLRTVPIKQPGPIRHIGVAAISRSDRPHVTTLIQALREQAEQQHQGR from the coding sequence TTGATCGATGTGCAGCGGCTCCGCGTCCTGCGTGCGGTGGCGGAGCACGGCAGCTTCAACCAGGCGGCCGCGGCCCTCCGCCTCACCCCCTCGGCCGTCTCCCAGCACGTGGCCGTCCTGGAGCGCAGCCTCGGCGCCCGGGTCGTCGCCCGCAGCACCCGCGGCGTCACCCTCACCCCGGCCGGCCGGATCATGGTGGGCGCCGCCGAATCCGTCACCGCCGAACTCGAACACGCAAAACAGCAGGTCGAGCGTCTCAGCACCGGCCGCATACAGCTCACCGTCGCCACCTTCACCAGCGGCGGCAGGCTTCTGCTGCCCGGCGCCCTGCCCCGGCTCATGGCAGCCCATCCCCACACCGTGCTCCACGTCAGGGAGGGCGAGCCCGAGGACACCCTGCCGCTCGTCCGCCAGGGCGCCGTGGACCTCGCACTCGCCTACCACTTCGACGGCCCGCTGCCCGTCGGTCCGGGCCGCAGCTCCGGCCTGGAGTGGACCCCGCTTCTGGAAGACCCCCTGTATGTCGTCCTGCCGCAAGGTCACCGGCTCGCCAACCGCAGCGAGCTCGACCTCGCCGAGCTGGCGGCCGAGCCCTGGGTGCTCGGCTGCCTGAAAACCGAGGCCTACCTGCGCCGCTACGCCGAGCGGGCCGGCTTCGATCCGGAAGTGCGGGGCACCACCACGGACTACTTCTTCGCCCGTTCGCTCGTCGCGGCAGGCATGGGAGTCTCCCTGATCCCCTCAGTCGCGCTCGCCCCGGAGATCCCTGGCCTGCGCACCGTCCCGATCAAGCAGCCGGGGCCGATCCGGCACATCGGCGTCGCCGCAATCAGCCGCAGCGACCGGCCCCACGTCACCACGCTCATCCAAGCCCTTCGTGAGCAGGCGGAGCAGCAGCATCAGGGGCGTTGA
- a CDS encoding NAD-dependent epimerase/dehydratase family protein, with the protein MQSICVIGGSRYFGKLLVKRLRAAGHQVTVINRGSTRPPAGVEHLVVDRNDEAALTAALGSRTFDVVVDQVCYTPVQAAIAARAFAGRARRYVMTSTIEVYDPATAALPAVPAGTPVPEETVDPATWRVATDLPWHDDAYLEAHYAEGKRQAEAVFTGAGGFEFASVRSAHVLGGGAQEFTGRLAHYAERIAQGEEITVHAKALPTVFIHYEELADLLLWATTATFTGPVNACSDGALDVHDLAEIVAAQARREPVHRTVEAGEAASPFSFDRHYAMSNARAKALGFSFSRTTEWLPGAVAEALTTEPSPTS; encoded by the coding sequence ATGCAAAGCATCTGCGTCATCGGCGGAAGCCGGTACTTCGGAAAGCTCCTGGTCAAGCGCCTGCGGGCCGCGGGGCATCAGGTCACCGTAATCAACCGCGGTTCCACCCGGCCGCCCGCCGGTGTCGAGCACCTCGTGGTCGACCGCAACGACGAGGCAGCTCTGACGGCCGCGCTCGGTTCCCGCACCTTCGACGTGGTTGTCGACCAGGTCTGCTACACCCCCGTGCAGGCCGCCATCGCCGCCCGCGCCTTCGCCGGTCGCGCCCGGCGCTACGTCATGACCTCCACGATCGAGGTCTACGACCCGGCGACCGCCGCGCTGCCCGCTGTGCCGGCAGGCACGCCGGTACCGGAGGAGACCGTGGACCCGGCCACCTGGCGGGTGGCCACGGATCTGCCCTGGCACGACGACGCGTACCTGGAGGCGCACTACGCCGAGGGCAAGCGCCAGGCGGAGGCCGTCTTCACCGGCGCCGGCGGCTTCGAGTTCGCCTCGGTGCGCAGCGCCCACGTGCTCGGCGGCGGCGCGCAGGAATTCACCGGCCGGCTCGCGCACTACGCCGAGCGCATCGCCCAGGGCGAAGAGATCACCGTGCACGCGAAGGCACTGCCCACCGTCTTCATCCACTACGAGGAGCTGGCGGACCTGCTGCTGTGGGCGACCACGGCGACCTTCACCGGCCCGGTCAACGCCTGCTCCGATGGCGCGCTCGACGTGCACGACCTCGCCGAGATCGTCGCCGCGCAGGCCCGCCGGGAGCCCGTCCACCGGACGGTGGAGGCGGGGGAGGCGGCTTCGCCGTTCTCGTTCGACCGCCACTACGCCATGAGCAACGCCCGCGCGAAGGCGCTGGGCTTCTCCTTCTCCCGCACCACCGAGTGGCTGCCCGGTGCCGTCGCCGAAGCCCTCACCACCGAGCCGTCCCCCACCTCCTGA
- a CDS encoding class I SAM-dependent methyltransferase, whose translation MAHGHHHGHGEHDHTDIDWVEMAPLLESQAELMTSLYERAMAWLTDKQTEPGLIVDAGSGPGVVACLLAEAFPGARVVAVDSSEPLLERARTRADRLGVGDRFGTLAGELPGALDELAYPADLLWASRSLHHLGDQRAALAAFAARLAPGGTLAIMEGGLPARFLPRDIGIGRPGLQARLDVLEEEWFAQMRESLPGAVAETEDWPALMTAAGLRSTGTRTFLLDLPAPAKDRARAHVAATLSRIREGFGDQLDPEDRTTLDRLLDPDDKASVHHRPDVFVLAAHTVHTAAHAM comes from the coding sequence ATGGCGCACGGACACCACCACGGACACGGCGAGCACGACCACACCGACATCGACTGGGTCGAGATGGCCCCGTTGCTGGAGTCGCAGGCCGAGCTCATGACGTCCCTGTACGAACGGGCCATGGCCTGGCTGACCGACAAGCAGACCGAACCGGGGCTGATCGTCGACGCCGGCAGCGGGCCCGGCGTCGTCGCCTGTCTGCTCGCCGAGGCGTTCCCGGGTGCGCGGGTCGTCGCGGTCGACAGCTCCGAGCCGCTCCTGGAGCGGGCCCGCACGCGAGCCGACCGGCTCGGCGTCGGGGACCGCTTCGGCACGCTCGCCGGTGAACTGCCGGGCGCGCTGGACGAGTTGGCATACCCGGCGGATCTGCTGTGGGCCAGCCGCAGCCTGCACCACCTCGGCGACCAGCGGGCCGCCCTCGCCGCCTTCGCCGCACGGCTGGCACCCGGCGGCACGCTGGCGATCATGGAGGGCGGTCTGCCCGCGCGCTTCCTGCCCCGTGACATCGGGATCGGCCGCCCGGGCCTGCAGGCCCGCCTCGACGTGCTGGAGGAGGAGTGGTTCGCGCAGATGCGGGAGAGCCTGCCCGGCGCGGTCGCCGAGACCGAGGACTGGCCGGCCCTGATGACGGCCGCGGGCCTCAGGTCCACCGGCACCCGCACCTTCCTGCTCGACCTGCCCGCACCGGCCAAGGACCGTGCGCGTGCCCATGTCGCCGCGACCCTCTCCCGTATCCGCGAGGGCTTCGGCGACCAGCTCGACCCCGAGGACCGCACCACCCTCGATCGCCTCCTCGATCCCGACGACAAGGCGAGCGTCCACCACCGGCCGGACGTGTTCGTGCTCGCGGCACACACCGTGCATACGGCGGCGCACGCGATGTGA
- a CDS encoding glycoside hydrolase family 6 protein: protein MSRTRTALLASLALVASAAGTATAVVPGDAGVAAVPCTVDYKVQNQWDTGFTAAVTVTNNGAAKSSWSVKWSYAGNQKVTSGWNAKVSQSGADVTAANETYNAALTTGGSVSFGFQGTYSGSNAIPATFKLDGVTCNVDSTGPTDPTDPTDPPGPGTKVDNPYSGAKVYVNPEWSANAAAEPGGSRVSNQPTGVWLDRIAAIGGANGRMGLRAHLDAALAQKGSGEEVVQLVVYDLPGRDCSALASNGELGPTEIDKYKTQFIDPIAAILSDSKYSSLRIVTTIEIDSVPNLVTNTGSRATATPQCDTMLANGNYQKGVGYALAKLGAIPNVYNYIDAGHHGWLGWDDNFGPSAALLHQAATSEGATVDDVQGFITNTANFSALKENNFAIGDSVNGTSVRQSKWVDWNRYVDELSYAQAFRNQAVSAGFNPGIGMLIDTSRNGWGGTARPAGPGAKTSVDTYVEGGRYDRRIHVGNWCNQSGAGLGERPQANPAAGIDAYVWMKPPGESDGASSAIPNDEGKGFDRMCDPTYTGNARNGNNMSGALPNAPLAGHWFSAQFQQLMTNAYPPL, encoded by the coding sequence ATGAGTCGTACCAGAACAGCATTACTCGCTTCCCTGGCGCTGGTCGCCTCGGCCGCCGGAACCGCGACGGCCGTCGTCCCCGGAGACGCCGGCGTGGCCGCCGTCCCCTGCACCGTCGACTACAAGGTGCAGAACCAGTGGGACACCGGCTTCACCGCCGCCGTGACGGTCACCAACAACGGTGCCGCCAAGAGCAGTTGGTCGGTGAAGTGGTCGTACGCCGGAAACCAGAAGGTCACCAGCGGCTGGAACGCGAAGGTCAGCCAGAGCGGTGCCGACGTCACCGCGGCCAACGAGACCTACAACGCGGCCCTGACGACCGGAGGTTCGGTCAGCTTCGGGTTCCAGGGCACCTACAGCGGCTCCAACGCGATCCCGGCCACCTTCAAGCTCGACGGTGTGACCTGCAACGTCGACTCCACCGGCCCTACGGACCCGACTGATCCGACCGACCCGCCGGGACCGGGCACCAAGGTCGACAACCCGTACTCCGGCGCCAAGGTGTACGTGAACCCCGAGTGGTCCGCGAACGCCGCCGCCGAACCGGGCGGCTCCCGTGTCTCCAACCAGCCCACCGGCGTATGGCTCGACCGCATCGCCGCCATCGGCGGCGCGAACGGCCGCATGGGGCTGCGCGCCCACCTCGACGCGGCCCTCGCCCAGAAGGGCAGCGGCGAGGAGGTCGTCCAGCTGGTCGTCTACGACCTGCCCGGACGTGACTGCTCGGCCCTCGCCTCCAACGGTGAGCTCGGCCCGACGGAGATCGACAAGTACAAGACGCAGTTCATCGACCCGATCGCGGCGATCCTGTCCGACAGCAAGTACAGCTCGCTGCGGATCGTCACCACCATCGAGATCGACTCGGTGCCCAACCTGGTCACCAACACCGGCAGCCGCGCCACCGCCACCCCGCAGTGCGACACGATGCTCGCCAACGGCAACTACCAGAAGGGCGTCGGTTACGCGCTCGCCAAGCTCGGCGCGATCCCCAACGTCTACAACTACATCGACGCCGGCCACCACGGCTGGCTCGGCTGGGACGACAACTTCGGCCCCTCCGCCGCGCTGCTCCACCAGGCGGCCACCAGCGAGGGCGCGACCGTCGACGACGTGCAGGGCTTCATCACCAACACGGCGAACTTCAGCGCCCTGAAGGAGAACAACTTCGCCATCGGCGACTCGGTCAACGGCACGTCCGTGCGCCAGTCCAAGTGGGTCGACTGGAACCGGTACGTCGACGAGCTGTCGTACGCCCAGGCCTTCCGCAACCAGGCGGTCTCCGCCGGTTTCAACCCCGGCATCGGCATGCTGATCGACACCTCCCGCAACGGCTGGGGCGGTACCGCCCGGCCCGCCGGACCGGGTGCCAAGACCAGCGTGGACACCTACGTCGAGGGCGGCCGCTACGACCGCCGCATCCATGTCGGCAACTGGTGCAACCAGTCCGGCGCCGGCCTCGGCGAGCGTCCGCAGGCGAACCCGGCCGCCGGGATCGACGCGTATGTGTGGATGAAGCCGCCGGGTGAGTCCGACGGCGCCAGCTCGGCGATCCCGAACGACGAGGGCAAGGGCTTCGACCGCATGTGCGACCCGACGTACACGGGTAACGCCCGCAACGGGAACAACATGTCGGGTGCGCTGCCGAACGCTCCGCTCGCCGGGCACTGGTTCTCGGCGCAGTTCCAGCAGCTGATGACGAACGCGTATCCGCCGCTCTAG
- a CDS encoding glycoside hydrolase family 48 protein encodes MHSRRRRRATRRLWTAAVAALALPLTMLGTGTTPAQAAAVQCSVDYKTNDWGSGFTADLTITNRGTDAIDGWTLTYAYGGNQKLTNGWSGTWSQSGQSISVKDAGYNAKIAAGAAVSTGAQFTYSGTNASPTAFAVNGTACAGAHQPPMAVLTSPAAGAVYTQGDAVPLAATAAAADNATISKVEFYDDTTLLGTDTSSPFTLSASGLTVGSHSLVAKAYDSLGASAESTPVGITVASGPAVVASPTQLGVQQGKSGTYDIKLSTKPASNVTVTTARASGASGLSVTAGASLTFTPSNWSTAQKVTVTADASGTGSATFESTATGHAKASVTVTELAAAKAYDARFLDMYGKITNPANGYFSPEGIPYHSVETLIVEAPDQGHETTSEAYSYLLWLQAMYGKVTGDWSKFNGAWALMEKYMIPTHADQPTTSFYNASKPATYAPELDTPNEYPAKLDQSVPVGSDPIAGELKSAYGTDDVYGMHWLQDVDNVYGYGNTPGGTCEGGPTKTGPSYINTFQRGPHESVWETVPQPTCDAFKYGGTNGYLDLFTGDSSYAKQWKYTDAPDADARAVQAAYWADVWAKGQGKGSDVSATVGKAAKMGDYLRYAMYDKYFKKIGNCVGPSTCAAGTGKDASAYLLSWYYAWGGATDTNGGWSWRIGSSHVHGGYQNPLAAYALSSYADLKPKSSTGAADWGTSLTRQLEFYRWLQSDEGAIAGGATNSWAGRYASPPAGTPTFYGMYYDQQPVYHDPPSNQWFGFQAWSMERVAEYYQQTGNAQAKAVLDKWVDWALSKTTIHPDGTYQIPSTLQWSGRPDTWNASSPGANSGLHVTVADYTNDVGVAAAFAKTLTYYGAKSGDTEAKTTAKALLDGMWNNYQDGLGIAVPETRADYNRFNDTVYVPNGWSGKMPNGDAINSSSTFASLRSFYKNDPAWSKIEAYLAGGAAPSFTYHRFWAQADIAMAMGSYAELLE; translated from the coding sequence ATGCACTCCAGACGGAGACGCCGCGCCACGCGGCGGTTGTGGACCGCTGCCGTGGCTGCTCTCGCTCTTCCGCTCACGATGCTCGGCACCGGCACAACTCCCGCCCAGGCGGCGGCAGTTCAGTGCAGCGTCGACTACAAGACGAACGACTGGGGATCCGGCTTCACCGCGGATCTGACCATCACCAACCGCGGCACCGACGCCATCGACGGCTGGACCCTCACCTACGCGTACGGAGGCAACCAGAAGCTCACCAACGGCTGGAGCGGCACCTGGTCCCAGTCCGGCCAGTCGATCAGCGTGAAGGACGCCGGGTACAACGCGAAGATCGCCGCGGGCGCCGCCGTCTCGACCGGTGCGCAGTTCACCTACAGCGGCACCAACGCCTCCCCCACGGCCTTCGCGGTCAACGGCACCGCCTGCGCCGGCGCACACCAGCCGCCGATGGCCGTGCTGACCAGCCCCGCCGCGGGCGCGGTCTACACACAGGGCGACGCGGTCCCGCTCGCGGCCACCGCCGCCGCGGCCGACAACGCGACGATCAGCAAGGTCGAGTTCTACGACGACACGACCCTGCTGGGCACGGACACCAGCTCGCCCTTCACACTCTCGGCCTCCGGTTTGACCGTGGGCAGTCATTCGCTGGTGGCGAAGGCGTACGACAGCCTGGGTGCGTCCGCGGAGTCGACTCCCGTCGGCATCACGGTCGCCTCGGGTCCCGCCGTGGTCGCCTCGCCGACCCAACTGGGCGTCCAGCAGGGCAAGTCGGGCACGTATGACATCAAACTGTCGACGAAGCCCGCGTCGAACGTGACCGTCACGACAGCCCGCGCGAGCGGCGCCTCGGGCCTGTCGGTCACCGCCGGTGCCTCGCTCACCTTCACGCCCTCCAACTGGAGCACCGCGCAGAAGGTGACCGTCACCGCCGACGCCTCCGGCACCGGTTCGGCGACCTTCGAGTCGACGGCGACGGGCCACGCCAAGGCCTCGGTCACGGTGACGGAGCTGGCGGCCGCCAAGGCGTACGACGCCCGCTTCCTGGACATGTACGGCAAGATCACCAACCCGGCGAACGGCTACTTCTCGCCCGAGGGCATCCCCTACCACTCGGTCGAGACGCTGATCGTCGAGGCCCCTGACCAGGGCCACGAGACCACGTCGGAGGCCTACAGCTACCTTCTCTGGCTGCAGGCGATGTACGGCAAGGTCACCGGTGACTGGTCCAAGTTCAACGGCGCCTGGGCCCTCATGGAGAAATACATGATCCCGACCCACGCCGACCAGCCCACCACCTCCTTCTACAACGCCTCGAAGCCGGCGACGTACGCGCCCGAGCTGGACACCCCGAACGAGTATCCGGCGAAGCTGGACCAGTCGGTCCCGGTCGGTTCGGATCCCATCGCGGGTGAGCTGAAGTCCGCCTACGGCACCGACGACGTCTACGGCATGCACTGGCTGCAGGACGTCGACAACGTCTACGGCTACGGCAACACCCCCGGCGGAACCTGCGAGGGCGGGCCGACGAAGACCGGGCCGTCGTACATCAACACCTTCCAGCGCGGTCCGCACGAGTCGGTGTGGGAGACGGTGCCGCAGCCGACCTGCGACGCCTTCAAGTACGGCGGGACGAACGGGTACCTGGACCTGTTCACCGGCGACTCCTCCTACGCCAAGCAGTGGAAGTACACGGACGCCCCGGACGCCGACGCGCGTGCGGTGCAGGCCGCGTACTGGGCCGACGTGTGGGCGAAGGGGCAGGGCAAGGGCAGCGACGTCTCCGCCACCGTCGGCAAGGCCGCGAAGATGGGCGACTATCTGCGCTACGCCATGTACGACAAGTACTTCAAGAAAATCGGCAACTGCGTGGGGCCGTCGACGTGTGCGGCGGGCACCGGCAAGGACGCCTCGGCCTATCTGCTGTCCTGGTACTACGCCTGGGGCGGCGCGACCGACACCAACGGGGGCTGGTCCTGGCGTATCGGCTCCAGCCACGTCCACGGCGGCTACCAGAACCCCCTGGCGGCGTACGCGCTCAGCTCGTACGCCGACCTGAAGCCCAAGTCCTCGACAGGGGCCGCCGATTGGGGCACCTCGCTCACCCGGCAGCTGGAGTTCTACCGCTGGCTGCAGTCGGACGAGGGCGCCATCGCGGGCGGCGCGACCAACAGCTGGGCCGGGCGCTACGCGAGCCCGCCGGCCGGTACGCCGACCTTCTACGGCATGTACTACGACCAGCAGCCCGTCTACCACGACCCGCCGTCCAACCAGTGGTTCGGCTTCCAGGCGTGGTCCATGGAGCGGGTCGCCGAGTACTACCAGCAGACGGGCAACGCGCAGGCCAAGGCGGTCCTCGACAAGTGGGTCGACTGGGCGCTGTCCAAGACCACGATCCACCCGGACGGCACTTACCAGATCCCGTCGACGCTTCAGTGGTCGGGCCGGCCCGACACCTGGAACGCGTCAAGTCCCGGTGCCAACAGTGGACTTCACGTCACCGTCGCCGACTACACCAATGACGTCGGTGTGGCGGCCGCGTTCGCCAAGACCCTGACGTACTACGGCGCCAAGTCCGGTGACACGGAGGCGAAGACGACAGCGAAGGCGCTTTTGGACGGCATGTGGAACAACTACCAGGACGGACTCGGCATCGCCGTGCCGGAGACCCGCGCCGACTACAACCGCTTCAACGACACGGTGTACGTGCCGAACGGCTGGAGCGGCAAGATGCCGAACGGGGACGCGATCAACTCGTCGTCGACGTTCGCCTCACTGCGGTCCTTCTACAAGAACGACCCTGCCTGGTCGAAGATCGAGGCGTACCTGGCGGGCGGGGCCGCACCGTCGTTCACGTATCACCGGTTCTGGGCCCAGGCGGACATCGCCATGGCCATGGGCTCGTACGCGGAGCTTCTCGAATAG